In Eriocheir sinensis breed Jianghai 21 chromosome 64, ASM2467909v1, whole genome shotgun sequence, one DNA window encodes the following:
- the LOC126987266 gene encoding uncharacterized protein LOC126987266 isoform X3, which produces MAGRGCMLGSPSDSTNSPSITQDTSGSSLEGAYVAGLPLLDHLRAWLVSVHQDLSRTLKPRQRNTLIAQLERARVELVYEAPPIGQYRQRQHMVVGVSRLGADRQAVLFPGEEASRRGLLTIAEYFREVHGLTLKYPSLNCVELHPSVFVPVELVRIISIPNMRGANLYWSSPDSTPSPVHGGGGGGGVETSPVEYRCGGGGCFSPSACVYNLYVVTTTTTTTTTTTTTTTNAYKLPMIGTTVSPTNPSTGVHNLCTIANTVSPTNPSTGVHNLCTIANTVSPTNPSTGVHNLCTIANTVSPTNPSTGVHNLCTIANTVSPTNPSTGVHSLSPLTNIHRTSTNISPLSSSSSSFFSPSSLSSFSSSSSSSSFSLTAAPYLPPPPTPHPLKHGFFGLELIMKVEEEEKKEEVEEKEAEEEEKEVKEDEEEEEEEGRRLEERKMEEVEDIEEASRKERGRMRDKGREEEEEEEEEREEEEETRKTGEREQVDKEGRDREEERREMEEEKEDKLRKTGEEKEVEEGREIEEGRQVEEGRKEDKLRKTGEEKEVEEGRQVEEGRKEDKLRKTEEEEEVEEGRQVEEGRKEDNLRKTEEEKEVEEGRQVEEGRKEDNLRKTEEEKDIDKGRKIEEGRKLEGKQMKEGRKEDNLRETEEEKEVEEGGEIEEGRKEDKLRKTEEEKEVDKGRELEKGRKFEGRQMEEGRKEDNLRETEEEKEVEEGGEIEEGRKEDKLRKTEEEKEVDKGRELQKGRKTERRQMGEEKEDNLRKTEEGTKVDKGRELQKGRKTGRRQMGEEKEEEKLRKTEAETPMKEERNKEERKIGIGRKEEEERDDETETEEEEGAEIDRPQAEEVEEVQHATQVEDAIHVDQGKHFFHIPATLHTWALYSYAENTTNNQLATFLIHLKQAGRTRGVEVAGPVQLRLPAARCQPGHNPLTDLQDLTTTYPGLQMVMVVVPDRYMYGRVKVVGDLCLGVATQCVYPRTVQHPRPAALGSLLAKINAKIGGCQMRGPRVAALPHLAPSLMVMGLHHHKLHHTNAGPAQGRGLMVGAVVASANLSSGQYLTEVQTQPSEDSAIADLTNMTRRLLECLTGQYRRPVPEQIVVYSDGVQKSQVEEERRAVTRGCHLFMASYSPHITWVEVYYRSLRSWPTTPAEPQSRSGFRLRSQHCSGRPFNTFIGSDGKSWLPTYYGITHGPGAIPVGAVERLSAALCHLPATALPKPLPCPLIYAHLAARRCRLHMRTLGENWTLRDYKELQRDVMRLVGVDVTNPVAHQPYYL; this is translated from the exons ATGGCCGGCCGGGGATGTATGTTAG GCTCCCCGTCAGACAGCACCAACAGCCCCTCCATCACCCAGGACACCAGCGGCAGCAGTCTGGAGGGCGCGTATGTGGCTGGGCTGCCCCTTCTGGACCACCTGCGCGCCTGGCTGGTCTCCGTGCACCAGGATCTGTCCCGCACCCTCAAGCCCAGGCAGCGGAACACCCTTATCGCGCAGCTGGAGAGGGCAAGG gtTGAGCTTGTGTACGAGGCACCCCCTATCGGCCAGTATCGTCAGCGCCAGCACATGGTAGTCGGAGTCTCACGCTTGGGCGCTGATAGACAGGCGGTTCTGTTCCCTGGCGAGGAGGCATCCAGGCGAGGGCTTCTAACCATCGCTGAGTACTTCCGAGAGGTACACGGCCTCACCTTGAAGTACCCCAGCCTGAACTGTGTCGAACTGCACCCTAGTGTGTTTGTGCCTGTGGAG CTTGTGAGGATCATATCTATCCCCAACATGCGGGGTGCCAACCTCTACTGGTCCTCCCCCGACTCCACTCCTTCCCCtgtccatggtggtggtggtggtggaggggtggagacaTCACCAGTGGAGTATAGATGTGGAGGGGGTGGTTGTTTCTCTCCAAGTGCTTGTGTCTATAACTTGtatgttgttactactactactactactactactactactactactactactaccaatgccTATAAGTTGCCTATGATTGGTACTACTGTCTCTCCTACTAACCCTTCTACTGGTGTCCATAACTTGTGTACCATTGCTAATACTGTCTCTCCTACTAACCCTTCTACTGGTGTCCATAACTTGTGTACCATTGCTAATACTGTCTCTCCTACTAACCCTTCTACTGGTGTCCATAACTTGTGTACCATTGCTAATACTGTCTCTCCTACTAACCCTTCTACTGGTGTCCATAACTTGTGTACCATTGCTAATACTGTCTCTCCTACTAACCCTTCTACTGGTGTCCATAGCCTGTCCCCTCTTACTAACATCCATAGAACTTCTACtaacatctctcctctctcctcctcctcttcttcattcttctctccttcctccttgtcctccttctcctcctcttcctcttcctcctccttctccctcactgcTGCCCCctatcttccccctccccccacaccccacccctTGAAGCATGGATTCTTTGGCTTGGAGCTgataatg aaggtggaagaagaggagaagaaggaggaggtggaagaaaaagaagcggaggaggaagagaaggaggtgaaagaagatgaagaggaggaggaggaggaaggaagaagattagaagaaaggaaaatggaagaggtggaagacatTGAAGAGGcaagcaggaaggagagaggaagaatgagagataaaggaagagaggaggaggaggaggaggaggaggaaagagaagaagaggaggaaacaaggaagacaggagagagagaacaggtggacaaagagggaagagacagagaggaagaaagaagagagatggaagaggaaaaagaagacaaattaaGAAAgacgggagaagaaaaggaggtggaggaaggaagagaaattgaggaaggaagacaagtggaagagggaagaaaagaagacaaattgagaaagacaggagaagaaaaggaggtggaggaaggaagacaagtggaagagggaagaaaagaagacaaattgagaaagacagaagaagaagaggaggtggaggaaggaagacaagtggaagagggaagaaaagaagacaatttgagaaagacagaagaagaaaaggag gtggaggaaggaagacaagtggaagagggaagaaaagaagacaatttaagaaagacagaagaagaaaaggacattgataaaggaagaaaaattgaggaaggaagaaaattagaaggaaaacagatgaaagagggaagaaaagaagacaatttgagagaaacagaagaagaaaaggaggtggaggaaggaggagaaattgaggaaggaagaaaagaagacaaattgagaaaaacagaagaagaaaaggag gttgataaaggaagggaattagagaaaggaagaaaatttgaaggaagacaaatggaagagggaagaaaagaagacaatttgagagaaacagaagaagaaaaggaggtggaggaaggaggagaaattgaggaaggaagaaaagaagacaaattgagaaaaacagaagaagaaaaggaggttgataaaggaagagaattgcagaaaggaagaaaaactgaaagaagacaaatgggagaagaaaaagaagacaatttaagaaagacagaagagggaACGAAGgttgataaaggaagagaattgcagaaaggaagaaaaaccggAAGAAGacaaatgggagaagaaaaagaagaggaaaaactacGAAAGACAGAAGCAGAAACAccgatgaaagaagaaagaaataaagaagaaaggaaaattggaataggaagaaaggaggaagaggagagagatgatgaaacagagacggaagaagaagaaggagcggAAATAGATCGACCACAAgcggaagaagtggaggaggtacAACACGCAACACAGGTGGAAGACGCAATACACGTGGATCAAGGCAAACACTTCTTCCACATCCCTGCCACACTCCACACCTGGGCGCTCTATAGCTATGCCGagaacaccaccaacaaccaacTAGC TACCTTCCTGATCCACCTCAAACAAGCCGGGCGGACCAGGGGCGTGGAGGTGGCCGGGCCTGTCCAGCTCCGATTGCCCGCTGCCCGCTGTCAACCAGGTCACAACCCCCTGACGGACCTGCAGGACCTAACCACAACCTACCCTGGCctgcagatggtgatggtggtggtgccggaCAGATATATGTATG GTCGGGTCAAGGTGGTGGGTGACCTGTGCCTGGGGGTGGCGACGCAGTGTGTGTACCCCAGGACAGTGCAACACCCCCGCCCGGCCGCCCTCGGAAGTCTGCTCGCCAAGATCAACGCTAAAATTGGAGGCTGCCAGATGAGGGGTCCACGCGTTGCCGCActgcct CACCTAGCCCCGTCCCTTATGGTGATGGGGCTGCACCACCACAAGCTCCACCACACCAATGCCGGGCCAGCGCAGGGAAGGGGGCTGATGGTGGGGGCAGTGGTGGCGTCGGCAAACCTCAGCAGCGGGCAATACTTGACAGAGGTTCAAACACAGCCAAGTGAGGACTCCGCCATCGCTGACCTCACCAATAtgacccg tCGCCTGCTGGAGTGTCTGACGGGGCAGTACAGGCGACCAGTGCCGGAGCAGATTGTAGTGTACAGTGACGGGGTACAGAAGAGCCaggttgaggaggagaggagggccgTCACGAGGGGCTGCCACCTCTTCATGGCCAGCTACTCCCCGCACATCACCTGGGTGGAGGTCTACTATAGATCGCTGcggag CTGGCCAACCACCCCTGCCGAACCCCAATCAAGGTCTGGGTTCCGTCTGAGAAGCCAGCATTGCAGCGGAAGACCATTCAACACCTTCATCGGC AGTGACGGGAAATCCTGGCTGCCGACCTACTATGGGATTACGCATGGGCCCGGTGCCATTCCTGTAGGGGCCGTTGAGCGCCTATCCGCGGCCCTGTGCCACCTCCCCGCCACAGCCCTGCCCAAGCCGCTGCCCTGCCCTCTCATCTATGCCCATCTAGCAGCAAGGAG GTGCCGGCTACACATGAGGACCCTGGGGGAGAACTGGACACTGAGGGACTACAAGGAACTCCAGAGGGATGTCATGCGCCTGGTGGGAGTGGACGTGACCAACCCTGTGGCACACCAACCCTACTATTTGTGa
- the LOC126987266 gene encoding uncharacterized protein LOC126987266 isoform X10 yields the protein MAGRGCMLGSPSDSTNSPSITQDTSGSSLEGAYVAGLPLLDHLRAWLVSVHQDLSRTLKPRQRNTLIAQLERARVELVYEAPPIGQYRQRQHMVVGVSRLGADRQAVLFPGEEASRRGLLTIAEYFREVHGLTLKYPSLNCVELHPSVFVPVELVRIISIPNMRGANLYWSSPDSTPSPVHGGGGGGGVETSPVEYRCGGGGCFSPSACVYNLYVVTTTTTTTTTTTTTTTNAYKLPMIGTTVSPTNPSTGVHNLCTIANTVSPTNPSTGVHNLCTIANTVSPTNPSTGVHNLCTIANTVSPTNPSTGVHNLCTIANTVSPTNPSTGVHSLSPLTNIHRTSTNISPLSSSSSSFFSPSSLSSFSSSSSSSSFSLTAAPYLPPPPTPHPLKHGFFGLELIMKVEEEEKKEEVEEKEAEEEEKEVKEDEEEEEEEGRRLEERKMEEVEDIEEASRKERGRMRDKGREEEEEEEEEREEEEETRKTGEREQVDKEGRDREEERREMEEEKEDKLRKTGEEKEVEEGREIEEGRQVEEGRKEDKLRKTGEEKEVEEGRQVEEGRKEDKLRKTEEEEEVEEGRQVEEGRKEDNLRKTEEEKEVEEGRQVEEGRKEDNLRKTEEEEEVEEGRQVEEGRKEDNLRKTEEEKDIDKGRKIEEGRKLEGKQMKEGRKEDNLRETEEEKEVEEGGEIEEGRKEDKLRKTEEEKEVDKGRELQKGRKTERRQMGEEKEDNLRKTEEGTKVDKGRELQKGRKTGRRQMGEEKEEEKLRKTEAETPMKEERNKEERKIGIGRKEEEERDDETETEEEEGAEIDRPQAEEVEEVQHATQVEDAIHVDQGKHFFHIPATLHTWALYSYAENTTNNQLATFLIHLKQAGRTRGVEVAGPVQLRLPAARCQPGHNPLTDLQDLTTTYPGLQMVMVVVPDRYMYGRVKVVGDLCLGVATQCVYPRTVQHPRPAALGSLLAKINAKIGGCQMRGPRVAALPHLAPSLMVMGLHHHKLHHTNAGPAQGRGLMVGAVVASANLSSGQYLTEVQTQPSEDSAIADLTNMTRRLLECLTGQYRRPVPEQIVVYSDGVQKSQVEEERRAVTRGCHLFMASYSPHITWVEVYYRSLRSWPTTPAEPQSRSGFRLRSQHCSGRPFNTFIGSDGKSWLPTYYGITHGPGAIPVGAVERLSAALCHLPATALPKPLPCPLIYAHLAARRCRLHMRTLGENWTLRDYKELQRDVMRLVGVDVTNPVAHQPYYL from the exons ATGGCCGGCCGGGGATGTATGTTAG GCTCCCCGTCAGACAGCACCAACAGCCCCTCCATCACCCAGGACACCAGCGGCAGCAGTCTGGAGGGCGCGTATGTGGCTGGGCTGCCCCTTCTGGACCACCTGCGCGCCTGGCTGGTCTCCGTGCACCAGGATCTGTCCCGCACCCTCAAGCCCAGGCAGCGGAACACCCTTATCGCGCAGCTGGAGAGGGCAAGG gtTGAGCTTGTGTACGAGGCACCCCCTATCGGCCAGTATCGTCAGCGCCAGCACATGGTAGTCGGAGTCTCACGCTTGGGCGCTGATAGACAGGCGGTTCTGTTCCCTGGCGAGGAGGCATCCAGGCGAGGGCTTCTAACCATCGCTGAGTACTTCCGAGAGGTACACGGCCTCACCTTGAAGTACCCCAGCCTGAACTGTGTCGAACTGCACCCTAGTGTGTTTGTGCCTGTGGAG CTTGTGAGGATCATATCTATCCCCAACATGCGGGGTGCCAACCTCTACTGGTCCTCCCCCGACTCCACTCCTTCCCCtgtccatggtggtggtggtggtggaggggtggagacaTCACCAGTGGAGTATAGATGTGGAGGGGGTGGTTGTTTCTCTCCAAGTGCTTGTGTCTATAACTTGtatgttgttactactactactactactactactactactactactactactaccaatgccTATAAGTTGCCTATGATTGGTACTACTGTCTCTCCTACTAACCCTTCTACTGGTGTCCATAACTTGTGTACCATTGCTAATACTGTCTCTCCTACTAACCCTTCTACTGGTGTCCATAACTTGTGTACCATTGCTAATACTGTCTCTCCTACTAACCCTTCTACTGGTGTCCATAACTTGTGTACCATTGCTAATACTGTCTCTCCTACTAACCCTTCTACTGGTGTCCATAACTTGTGTACCATTGCTAATACTGTCTCTCCTACTAACCCTTCTACTGGTGTCCATAGCCTGTCCCCTCTTACTAACATCCATAGAACTTCTACtaacatctctcctctctcctcctcctcttcttcattcttctctccttcctccttgtcctccttctcctcctcttcctcttcctcctccttctccctcactgcTGCCCCctatcttccccctccccccacaccccacccctTGAAGCATGGATTCTTTGGCTTGGAGCTgataatg aaggtggaagaagaggagaagaaggaggaggtggaagaaaaagaagcggaggaggaagagaaggaggtgaaagaagatgaagaggaggaggaggaggaaggaagaagattagaagaaaggaaaatggaagaggtggaagacatTGAAGAGGcaagcaggaaggagagaggaagaatgagagataaaggaagagaggaggaggaggaggaggaggaggaaagagaagaagaggaggaaacaaggaagacaggagagagagaacaggtggacaaagagggaagagacagagaggaagaaagaagagagatggaagaggaaaaagaagacaaattaaGAAAgacgggagaagaaaaggaggtggaggaaggaagagaaattgaggaaggaagacaagtggaagagggaagaaaagaagacaaattgagaaagacaggagaagaaaaggaggtggaggaaggaagacaagtggaagagggaagaaaagaagacaaattgagaaagacagaagaagaagaggaggtggaggaaggaagacaagtggaagagggaagaaaagaagacaatttgagaaagacagaagaagaaaaggaggtggaggaaggaagacaagtggaagagggaagaaaagaagacaatttgagaaagacagaagaagaagaggag gtggaggaaggaagacaagtggaagagggaagaaaagaagacaatttaagaaagacagaagaagaaaaggacattgataaaggaagaaaaattgaggaaggaagaaaattagaaggaaaacagatgaaagagggaagaaaagaagacaatttgagagaaacagaagaagaaaaggag gtggaggaaggaggagaaattgaggaaggaagaaaagaagacaaattgagaaaaacagaagaagaaaaggaggttgataaaggaagagaattgcagaaaggaagaaaaactgaaagaagacaaatgggagaagaaaaagaagacaatttaagaaagacagaagagggaACGAAGgttgataaaggaagagaattgcagaaaggaagaaaaaccggAAGAAGacaaatgggagaagaaaaagaagaggaaaaactacGAAAGACAGAAGCAGAAACAccgatgaaagaagaaagaaataaagaagaaaggaaaattggaataggaagaaaggaggaagaggagagagatgatgaaacagagacggaagaagaagaaggagcggAAATAGATCGACCACAAgcggaagaagtggaggaggtacAACACGCAACACAGGTGGAAGACGCAATACACGTGGATCAAGGCAAACACTTCTTCCACATCCCTGCCACACTCCACACCTGGGCGCTCTATAGCTATGCCGagaacaccaccaacaaccaacTAGC TACCTTCCTGATCCACCTCAAACAAGCCGGGCGGACCAGGGGCGTGGAGGTGGCCGGGCCTGTCCAGCTCCGATTGCCCGCTGCCCGCTGTCAACCAGGTCACAACCCCCTGACGGACCTGCAGGACCTAACCACAACCTACCCTGGCctgcagatggtgatggtggtggtgccggaCAGATATATGTATG GTCGGGTCAAGGTGGTGGGTGACCTGTGCCTGGGGGTGGCGACGCAGTGTGTGTACCCCAGGACAGTGCAACACCCCCGCCCGGCCGCCCTCGGAAGTCTGCTCGCCAAGATCAACGCTAAAATTGGAGGCTGCCAGATGAGGGGTCCACGCGTTGCCGCActgcct CACCTAGCCCCGTCCCTTATGGTGATGGGGCTGCACCACCACAAGCTCCACCACACCAATGCCGGGCCAGCGCAGGGAAGGGGGCTGATGGTGGGGGCAGTGGTGGCGTCGGCAAACCTCAGCAGCGGGCAATACTTGACAGAGGTTCAAACACAGCCAAGTGAGGACTCCGCCATCGCTGACCTCACCAATAtgacccg tCGCCTGCTGGAGTGTCTGACGGGGCAGTACAGGCGACCAGTGCCGGAGCAGATTGTAGTGTACAGTGACGGGGTACAGAAGAGCCaggttgaggaggagaggagggccgTCACGAGGGGCTGCCACCTCTTCATGGCCAGCTACTCCCCGCACATCACCTGGGTGGAGGTCTACTATAGATCGCTGcggag CTGGCCAACCACCCCTGCCGAACCCCAATCAAGGTCTGGGTTCCGTCTGAGAAGCCAGCATTGCAGCGGAAGACCATTCAACACCTTCATCGGC AGTGACGGGAAATCCTGGCTGCCGACCTACTATGGGATTACGCATGGGCCCGGTGCCATTCCTGTAGGGGCCGTTGAGCGCCTATCCGCGGCCCTGTGCCACCTCCCCGCCACAGCCCTGCCCAAGCCGCTGCCCTGCCCTCTCATCTATGCCCATCTAGCAGCAAGGAG GTGCCGGCTACACATGAGGACCCTGGGGGAGAACTGGACACTGAGGGACTACAAGGAACTCCAGAGGGATGTCATGCGCCTGGTGGGAGTGGACGTGACCAACCCTGTGGCACACCAACCCTACTATTTGTGa